GGTATAAATTACTCAAACATCTGTTGTGTTCCAGGTTCGCGCCCGATCACCTCAACCAGAGACGACAGAAATAAAAGACATAACATACAAGAACGGTTCGCTGAAGAACGGCTTCACCAACGGGCACACGAACGGCACGTTCGCGCGGTCCCGTACCGTGCTGCCGGCCGGCAACTGACGGCGGACAAGGCGCCCACCTTAGCATTCCGTAGTACTCTGTGATTCATAGCCTGAAATTATTACGGGACgttaatatttcttatttaatgcGTGGACCTTCGGGGTAAAGGTGTCGGATGTATAGAGGGATGCGCGAGCGCAGGTCCGGCCTCTCGCCACGTCGCCTCGTCAATAATAACCCTAGAAGTAGTGGTACATGTGATTTGTCTAGTGTACATACAGTTAGGCGGTATCAAtggtgtaaattttattttattgatgtaaATGTATAGCTAGATTTGTGATCGCATAgcgttttatacttttattattagaGTTAGAGTTTAGAGACCTCTAAAAGAATACAGTCATAATACTTACAGACACATGTAGTTTATACATGGTGCTTAAatgagataatattatttatgattatgagcttgtaaacattaaaactaacattttcactagattataatgattataaacaaTGTTATTATAGTTTATACTTAATTGTTTACCTCGCATCAATGGTAACGCTCTGCGAAAGTCGCTCTTATTGCTCACAGAATAAAAGATGCCAGTGTACTTTACCTTTGATGTGTGGTTAATTCGAAAACATGACCATATTTTATCAAATGTTATTAGATGAATATGAAATTGtagttaattgtaattatattatgttacatcTAAAATCTTTACCTAATTGGGTCActtcaaaaatatacaataataacaatgtGAAACGCAATAATGTATAGTATGATAGAGTTCCACACATTTTATagaatacttaaataaatgcttAAAGTTAATGGCAGCGAAAATGTTCAATGGAATAGTCTTAAATAGGAAATAATAGCTTTGATTGTAGTGCTAAAATGTTAATAAGAATCagtgtttagttttaagtattgATCAGTATTTTTACAAGCTCATGATTATCAAGGCTTATTCACGATTAGATCAGAATGGATTTTTATACCTTTTGGCGGAAGCCACCAAATTGAATATACATGATGATTTATCAACGCCGTTTGCctttttgtgtatttataaCACAGGTGTTAATATTTCGATGACaactttttattgttgtttattttgacgtgattattagtttttttttttctattttaagtaCAACAAACTGTATTTTAATTTCGACCGAATGTTCAATTTAGGTTTAGATTACTATGACACTAAAGTGGTTGtgttggttatttattttgtttaatttatcttttatttataccaaaattatgtatattagatCAAATCGATAACGGGTTTTATAGCAGTAGCTTTCAAACTTCCTTTTAGTCTTCCGTTTTGTTTTGTACTTACCAAAATTAAAGGTGCTTTTTGTACTCCGAATATTCTGCTTTTGTTAGCAGCCATGCAGCTGAAGCTCaccattttgtaaatataaattttgtttcatttatcaTATAGAAATcaatttatgtacctattgtaatttttatacaaaaatatgcaaTTAAACTATAAGTGTAATATTACTGGAATACTTTCATTTTCATTCCCTATTGCTTAAAAATGAATTcgtaatcttaaaaaaaagcgTAAAGTTCAGGGTTGTTATGGGAAAGAATTAAAACTCTAATCAACAGTTTTTCTTCAAAACAATGTatacaattatataaatataaacaaaattcataaaaaaatacaaagcaaTATAACAATATGCATTAACTCATTTGTTCATTTCCACTGTTGTGttcaagtaattaataaaaaatgtactacTCTTCTTGATTCATcacttattattgtatttatgataatgataacaTACACACAagaataatgtatgtatgttctaaAATGTATCGTGATTACCAGTTTACCATAAACCAGGaacattataatatcaaaaaatgTACTTATATCTAGACAAATTGACCAACATAATAATCTATTACAGTGACCAGCCTAGAGCctaaaatatgtaatagattttcaacttttttgTTTCGTTATAAAAGCGATTttacaataatacttataataattaaaggaACACTGACTATGCAGACTTAGCACAACGGAATCCCAAGTTTCCTGCAGAGCTATCCTCTGTATTATGAGATCTTGATGAGCATCTATAACGATAGCAGTAGGAGAGGTGACATAAATAAGAACCACCCTTCTTCACCTTTTCTTTTggctgaaaaaataaaaatggaatattaacaaaatatcacATAGTTCGAAACCGATCACTCGACATTCGGACTATCGCTTAGATTACTTATTCTTTAaactaaaaacatcaaaatatttacaaaaataaaatgacaatttGTAGATAAATTGTTTTCTGGGAATCAGATCTAAAATATTGCGTAACACAGTAGTTGGCCTAGCCGTCAATCTTGCAAATATTAATAAGCCAGTGTACTGAAAAGAAAGAAgagaaatatttacatttttcccAGCCCATGTGTCTTCAGTCCACTCCCATACATTGCCAGCCATGTTATATAGCCCAAAGTCATTTGGAGGGAACATGTTTACTGGACAAGTGCCCACATAGCCATCTTTGGCTGAGTTATGTGTGGGAAAGGTCCCTTGCCAGATGTTAGTCCTGAAAAGAATTAAATCCTTTTAAGGCTATAGAAAATATGTCACAAATGTTAATGTAAAGTTCTTTAAAGAGGTAGTGTGCTGCACAGAACTGAACGGATATTGTAACATCAAATTTCCACCAGCTCTACTTgacccaggaatcaaacccagGACACTAACGAAGCACCTCCTAGCTAACAATAAGGttgtacattaattaatttagcctaaaattttaaaactgacaTGTGCTTTCTGTCTGGGAACAGTTTATCACCCCAAGGGTACTTGGTATCACGATGACCTCCTCGACATGCTGCCTCCCATTCAGCCTCTGTTGGTAACCGGGCTCCTCTCCATTTGCAGTATGCTTTTGCATCATTCCAAGATACATGTATAACTGGATGATccaatatttcttaaaaaaaataaataatatagatacTTATTACAGCCAACACTGATTTACCACTCTAgatgaaattttaataagtaattaaccaaataatggtaataaattattttctctgtgaacttatttttaaacattaactaAGTTTTACTTTAGACCAAATTACTCAATGATAACaatttgtaatgtaaaataataaagatagtACTAGCACTATCTTAATTTATGTGTGTGTGCCaatgaaacaattttatttatttattgctacataatCTTGAAGTAATTTTGATCACTATGTGAAACTtatgatgttttttaaacattttacctAACACAAAAAACATGTTGTaccatcaaacaaaaaaaagtaataagccaacctacatacatacaaaattggaaaaaatatataactaccTAAAAGCTGTTTGGTATCATAGTTAAGGAAATAAAGAATAATGGCTGTACCTTGAATGTCAGAGTCAGGCCCATGCGGATGCTTCCAGTCAGCACCAAGTACTTTATACCACCACATTGCTTGCACAGCACGGAAATCCTTTAATTGCtctttaaatgtattattaagaAATGCTGAGAAAACAAAACTATCTCCAAATTGTTCAGCTTCAGTCTTATAATTAGTTTCACTTATAAAATGAGCATAATTCTTATTTGAAACTTCATATTTATCTAAGTAAAAACTTTCTAGTTTCACTATTCTTTTCGGGCCTTCTTGGTCGCTTTCTATTGCTATATCATCTGTGCCAACTTGATATTCCCCGGCTGGTACTAACACCATCTCATCGAATGTGTTCATTTGTTCAGAGGCGAGATATTTACTAGCTTTGTTCTCATCCTCGAAAGAACATTGTTCAAGATCATTAGAATCAAGTAATTTCGCTTTATCGACACTTCCATCTTTCCCACGATTAAGGTTACAGCCACATCCAGATTCTTTAGACGTTAAGACCGGTTGTAATATgcataaaataaagataaataacatttttataacttgTGTTCTACACTTTTTAGgcaataattaggtatatgaaATTTTTGCACTAATTCCACAACATAGTTTCAAacacaaactaaattaaatacattaaacgtaatcttaattttagtaaattctTTTTAGTAAAATGCAACTGTAAACCATCGTCTATTCACCAGCAAGCTCTGAAACCTGAAATTTGGAGAAATCTGAAATTTCACAAGTCAACCATAACAAGTGTTGATAAACTTGTGTCAATTGTCAGCTCAGCTTAACTGTCATGCTGTGACAAGGCTGTCAGCCTGTGTCTGTCACTTCTGTCAGACGTTAGACTCGTAGTTTCATTCATAAACTTACAGACATCTTATAGATTACTAAAACTCCGAATACTTTCTTTCCTATCTCACTCTCTGTGAGCACACCTCACATTCTAAGcaatttagtaaattatttatagaacACACAACAACACTACACAAACATTTCTGATCATCCATTAAGCCATGCATATATATTTGAGTTAAgaaactttgatttatttttatttaattacctttatcACCTCGTACCTAACCAGGTATCAAAGTACACGACAGATATTCAGTCTTACGGCTCTGAGATCTTGGACTATTACTAGCTTTCTCCTCGTAGCTCACTAGGgaatttacaacaaaaatacgTAATTATAATAGTTTCTATTATACCTGACCAGAAATCTAACCCCTGATCCGATGTTACTTTATTATACAACACCTAATTTTACTTGGCAATTGAGAAATGAGAACACTCAATTGTATGTGAGAAATGagaaaaaggtatgaaaaaaaatgttcagCTATCCGATACAAGAGGGCGCTGTAAAGTTTAGTCTGGTGACCTCGTTAGTTGAGTAATCGCAAGGGCGACTGCTGAACTTTCAATTGTGAGTGGtagtgtaattaataaaaaacagaatcatgtgtacataaatatttattccatCTCTCTTTACTTAGTActaatttagttaataaatataatttatccaAACAataacctataaaaaaaagaaaaaagaataaaatagaaacCCATTTTCACTACTTTTGGTAATATCACCTTATACATTGGCCGTGGGGGTATGCTGAAAAAAGAGGACTTtaggtttttattataatcaaattacATAACAAATAAAAGCTATTTATCAAACCTACCTAAACTAGAAGCTCATTTTAAAAATGGTCAgatatttgtgttatataaattcgaaaaaaaaagtaaatagcgaaaattcaaaaatagaaaCGATAAAAAATCtgactattaaaaaataacttaaaaacctGAACGATttagggtctcagcacacatatgggatcggaaagggatcgtcaccgtatcgcctcgagccgttcagaatggtttgtattaaactccctactgcaacgcacactaatcggaataataacgtaatcgcctcgcctcggaacaggctccgaacttgaattcccgcgcttacggctcatcgtccccacgcttacgtttctccgtccccgcgcttacgtctctccgtaccgactaactatcgtgttagtctagtcggtgtcgcctagctgtagccgagttgacgtacaggcgctgctgatacgctttcgttacgtgcatacggtaggttgacgcctgtttgacagcgaggcgaaaggcgttacggttacgatccctttccgatcccatatgtgtgctgagacctttaatttaaaaaagtacattaAGGCAAGGCACGCCCTTTGCCTAGAATTATCACCAAAACTCCAAAACAAATTTTGATCATGTAgatgtagtaaaaataaattatgccTAACGCTAAgcttttaaacattttactagGTAAGCTCCTCACCTTCATGAActtttataagtatattttatattcattaaccgattaattgttgtttgtactaaaatttaatcactgaaaataaagaaaaataaataagtttgacGTGTGCGAAAATACCTACTTGTTTCTACAATTCTCATTGTAAtttctaaataaacaatacagaaaatacaatgcaagattatgtaaattttttaatgtaggttttaatttaaataactattaataactGCGTACCTAGAGGTAATTCATTTAACAGCCCGAAAGTATCATATAGGTATTTTGTGAATATGGTAACGGACGATTGcttgcaatatttattttgacttgGTTCTAAACAAGCACacgttaatattatataaatataacataatagaTCCGCGATCGGcgtatatgaaaattaaatagtcaGAGTATAGATGTAAGGGGTAAGAAACACCATAGACACCGGGTAATAATAagtcctttaaaaaaatcttagaatagaatagaatagaatagaatagaatagaatagaatagaatacttTATTTGCAAAGAATGTAGGTACAGACTTAGTTCGGTTCACCTATAATATCGTATACTCCTTACCTCCATCACCCATAAAGATAGGTGTGTGTGCCTACTGAGCGTACGTTAATAGGTAGAGTATTCAATTAATTGATAAAGAATAGGTACAATGTGAATTTAAATTAACCCTTTCCTAGAGCAAATTGATTTGCCCTCTCCATTTTATGGTTCAACGCTTTTTGCTCTTTGTGGGTACCCTCTATGTATCTAtcttatttattaggtactgtTAGGTTAAAGCTGTtatccagttttttttttaaattaggcatatttaataaatattgtaatacttcGACTATACTatagtcataatattatattgatcaTTTACCAAGAcggttatttaaaaattcacGTTGTACAATTGGACATCATCTTTTCTATTGGACAAACTGCCATTTCACTACATTCATCTCGTCAACAAAAAGAACAATCGGCCACATTTGTGTCTACGAGAACTTTTTTGAGTATATATTAACTTGTCGTCACAAgctgtatataaaataaacctatGTTTTACTTGAATTATATACTTACAACAGTAGTGGCACAATATCCTCTTGCTTCATTTttccataatattttacaatgccATCTACGTGTCCCATGCCGACCACAGCGAGGACGCGAGGACTTTTAActattgaaacaaaatatatttttatttgaatctaATATAGGTATTTCGGCCTACTATAACCTGCAAACAGGTATTAGTAGGCCGAAAAAGAAGTAACTAACAAGAAGTTTGTTTGTATCTATATAACTGACTGTatgtattgaattttatttaaactacaaGACAAATATTATCAAATCTCAGCACTTAAGTACCTAGTCCTAGTAGTAGGgatttaataagtaaaattagGTGTTAGTAAAAAATTAACactaattatttcaatatcgaGTTTATACTATCCTACTCTACTTATCACGGACTTACCAGAACGAACACATTCTTGAAGTGAATACGCAAGACATTTGTCGCGTTCGTCGACAAATACATGGAAAATTTTCTTGAAAGCTGGCACATCTCGAGTTATTTCTTCAAACTGCGCTTGAACAAAGTCCCTATCTTTGTACCTTTCTAATTGTTCCTTGCTGTTTTAAAaaagcattaattaattattagttattagattatcttgcaataaaatatgaaaataaaaacaatggtcCAAAAAATACCAACTCTAAAGGCTTTGGATTTGTCGTTGTAAGATGATACAAGACTTGACCCAATTCATACACGCTCAACGACTGAAAAGCTCGAGCAATCGTTATTTGAATTGGTCGGTCGCCAAGAAATAACTTACATCCTGGTATTTTCTTCATCTACGAAACAAAACATGTTTAGTTATTACTAGAAAAtctttaatacataatatttgatatGGTTCATAATAGTCTGACCTCATGATATGCTCTTCGAAACTCCCCTCCAGGTGCGACTCCCAACTCTTTAGCTATATCAGCATAGGTTTTTAATAGCATTGCGTGTAACATTCCAGAGACGAAGTTTTGGCCTTTTACTGCCTCTCTGTGTAAAGTAtgtgaaaaaagaaacattaaatagttttcttcaacgcttttttttctaaactatGCCCTTAGTTAGGTCCGCACGTCTTGAGGAAAGGTCTCAGTGAGCCTCGAAATCGATCGAGCAATTCTTATCTTCTACCCACGTGAGTAAGCCGCAAAAACTTTAAGTAATTTACCATAACTCAAAAAAATTACCTACATGTATGTACAACAGTAAATCgtttttatagatattattgTAGATATACTACCCAAGTTTCTGTAATGGTTTATCAGTCGTTATTTATTTCTGAAGACTCGtactttgtaacattttatttatattattgtttatcattaaaatagataaaatggCTTACTTTAACTTTTGAGCATCAAAGTTTTTAGCATCTTCGAGAAACTTTTTATCGTCCAATTCCAGAAGTGATACTCTTTGCCGACATAGTTCAATCAAAATAGCGTTTGGATTTAAGACTTTCACTATCTGGTGGCAAAAAATATTAGCACCAAATTATCGTTATTGTTATTACACCACATACTATTTTAAAAGCACAAATTACTTAATTACGAAACTTTATTGCCAATTACTTTTCATGAAACCCAAAAAATATTGGAAGCCTGTTTAGGTGCAGAAGATctttcaggaaaaatttaagatggcactataattaataattaaaaaaaaattaaaataggtacctCGGATACATCTTCAACTGATTGTTTGCTAAAATGCACTGTTCCCAAGAGTACCACGGTACTATTTTCATCATTCTCCAGTAGTGTTGCTGATTTTGGTAATTGAATAGCGCTCGCATATGCATTCTTCGGATATATTGAGCATACGGCTGAATATGAGATAAAATTAGTTCATATTAAATTCTGTAGCTGtagttagttaattattataatacgatCATAACGGCGGCATACGGCTTAGAGGCATTATTATAATACgattatacataaatgataGCTTACGTGTGAATTTATTGATTGGTTTACGAACAGCTGGAACTTCAAAACTTTTGCTCAAAAATCGTCTAAGTAGAATGCATGTTTGGTATTTCATATTTAtcttaaactttttattgtaCAATTTTGTCGCATTATTACTAAATTACTTTGAATTTTCCGTGAAaccattgtatttttaaaacctgTCCATTGTTGACTAATTTGTTTCTGTGCAATTAAAAAGGCAaactaatttcatttttttagCCAGCCAgtgttaaaaagattttttattgataactcTTTGAGTTGAAAAAAGTTACCTCATAATGTTAAGTACTAATCAAAGCTTCTTGGTCAAGAAAATCTAATTCTGCAATCTATGAGAGACCCCGCAGACATACAATTGTAAGTTGGCCAATTATCGAACGACTAAATTGTGTACTTTTATGATTAAATCaaccgactttattttattggttaccAGCCGCtgactttatatattttttttaattgtgccAAATCGGAAGGGCATCTCGATTGTGATACGATCGGTGTCCAATTAATTAGTTGGACGATTTAGTTGGACAAGATGTGCGGGCtagcatattattatgtcactATACCTATTCGTATACTCTGCGATTTAGTCGGCCAACTTGAAATTGTAAATCTGCGGGGTCTCTTAGTCTCAGTgccgtagcgtagtgggggcggcaggggcggcccgccccgggtggcactttttagggggcggcaaatattttgtaaaaattacaaccattttatatttttttcgcaactagagatcggagaaagtagtgatagtgagGATGGAACTgtaacgagtggtcctgccccgagaggggcacctgaggcaagaatccaACGATTCGTCGGAACCAGTAATTGATAGGGTAaaaaaggtgaaggcgaaatcaagttcccacgatgtgggacttgatgaagctcaacgccaactgagggcgtctctggcgcatGCTAAGCGGGTGGAGGCGCAAAAGGACCTGGAGGagaaggtcgccgccaaggagcgcgcaaccggtgccgcaaggtccagggccggctacggggctTCCAACGTTCtctacgcagaccactcagtggctgagctagcgcaaatggcactggaggacaaggaggaaaTTTTGGAAGTGGCCTCCAAGTTCTCCAACCTGAAGGGATCGGCTGTTGCCGACAAACGAAATAGGAGGCGATCTGTCGCTGCCGGCCGTCGTACGCAAGATGGTCGACAGCGCGGAGTCGTGGGACGCGGTAGTGTCCTTCTGCGAGGACGTGTTGTCGCAGAAGGAAACTGCGGAGCGGGAGAGGGAGATCTCGAATCCCTTCCCCGCCCGCAGTAGGCGCACCGAGCGCAGGAGAAGGGCGGACAACGCCCTCTTCCAGCCCCCATGAATGGGTCCAGGGGCGCGGGACTTGGGGAAGTCCCCGCCCCCTATTCCATGGACCCGAGGTGTTGATGGACGCGGTGGTGTCCTTCTGCGAGGACGTGATATTGTCACAGAAGGAAACTGCGGAGCGGGAGAGGGAGACCTCGACTCCCTTCCCCGCCCGCAGTAGGCGTACCGGGCGCAGGAGAAGGGCGGACAACTCCCAATTCTAGCCCCCATTAATGGGTCCAGGGGCGCGGGACTTGGGGAAGTCCCCTTGGCGTGCGCGGATGTCGGCGCGCGCTTCCGAGACGATGCACGGGGTAGCCCAAACTTACCTACCCCGTGCAAGAGATGAGGTCAGGATGGACCTGGCCGGCATGTGATCACGTGCTGAGTAGACACCGgggggttttagccggtaagagtccggcatacCCCTCCGCCTTTCCCCGGCCAaaggaagtccatgaggatttcacCCCGGACAACAttccgtggccatctagaggataGGGCTAAATgatcctcgaaaaagcttggtgtgctcaacagatcaaggcagtatttcactccagcccatcgcctgcttctatataaggcgtaggttcggccccatatggaatactagtctcatctgtgggcgggggcaccccagtaccaggttcatcctctggaccgcgttccgcgccgtgcgaatcggattgttgagtggcaggaaatttaaaaccgacttgacactttggcaatgcgtagagatgtagcttcgttgtacattatatcgcctataccacggggagtgctctgattcatgactgattctctattatgaatgtatgtaaattaaaatacctaaataagggggcggcaaaattgtcttccgccccgggcggccgacactcacgctacgccactgcttagtctgcaaatatttttaagcGCCATCTGTTGTTGGATAGCAGAACTAATCTTCTTTTAACAATAATTCTTCAATGCCGTACCTActcaagattttttattataaactcttTATTTTCTTGAGCAAAGTTGGAACTATTTATGCAgggaaataaaacattttattttaggttatcCTTTATTGAATATAGGTAAtgtgaacaatatttttcatgttACTGAGCTACAAAGCAGAGGTTTCCAAAGGCACCTCTAAAATCATAATgcattatttagtattacaaggtcaatttaatatataaattatgataTATTATATCGGCCTAATTTTTTAAGACGGAtggaaactttatttataaatttctaTCACagtcctttttatttattaaaccaaTACTAACTACATAAAAATTGGTCTAACACGCATAGAACACTTTTTTATTAGCAAGGTTTGAAATTGATATCCTCACGGTAGAAACGTAACattttttcatacatacatacatacatacgtatatacTACATAGAAATGACAACGAGATAACATAGGAGGACAAATTTCAAATCCTTGCTACGTTTGCAATATCTTGACTTAGTAATCGTTatccaacaaaatataaaaccacTAAAACCATAGCTCAGTCAAAATTCCTACTGAAATTAATTTCAcgtcttattttattattcttaagaCAAACTTAATTGCAGCCATTACTAAATTAGAAGACATAAAACGGTACTCTAGACAAGAACATcaataacacaatattatggAACGGACACAACGGTGATGATAATCCTGAGCATTAGAGCAATCGCCGTTTTCAATTTATCGAAGTATAAACAACAGACAGTTTAATTCGccttccattgtctctgcctacccccatggggaacaggcgtgaggttatgtatgtatggaacgccaattactactactacttacatactgcttcatcaacagtcatcagtcttttcatgcatgttcgtcAGTAAAGGGTAgatttaatttggcccttcttcaatatcgttttatttttataatgtaatattgcaAGAATGCTCAAGTTCATCAGCAcctttattactattataattaagacTCGTCAAACGCTACACTAACGTtagtttgataaaattattcctGTATATGTAAGGGTCAGATCCAAGAAATGGGACTGTGTGACTATccattttattaagtactttTAAGCACTTTAAACCTTGATTATTCCGTTATATACTCAAACATTACTTTATTACATGTTATTGTGGAGAGTTTTAAATCTTAGAGCAAGCGTAAGCTGTGCGTTTTGTAGATCAATGAACCAttaatctaaatataatttattgtaattatcatGTTTTACTAGAGCCTAATAAATAGTATATAGATAAATGAAAGGCATTTTTACAATCCTCAATTATTATTCTTGAGCTTTTATTTAATGACCATACTGTATGGGCGGCGCACAAATAACAAGTCccaaactgtacccttagtacgatattgctttacgttgagcgaaatcgaaacgagggcgttcgacgctctgattggccagtgcgaatgaaccaaccaatcagaaccccgaccacgctctcgtttcgattactttaaacgtaatagcaaactcgtactaaggatactgatccTTAATATTTAAGTCTAGTGCAAACTGAACATAGAATCAGGAACaacaaaagtattttacttGTAAAACTATGTGCAACAATAAggtattattatgatataataatGCAAATGATACGACGAATCAATCAATTCAGTCGACATAAAATAACTGtgaatacttaaaatataaagaaaatcaaGCCAAAGCTTTTGAATAAAGTATTTCTATGTATCAGCGCTTACAAGCAATAAACCACCTTATATACAA
This Spodoptera frugiperda isolate SF20-4 chromosome 20, AGI-APGP_CSIRO_Sfru_2.0, whole genome shotgun sequence DNA region includes the following protein-coding sequences:
- the LOC118262136 gene encoding formylglycine-generating enzyme, coding for MLFIFILCILQPVLTSKESGCGCNLNRGKDGSVDKAKLLDSNDLEQCSFEDENKASKYLASEQMNTFDEMVLVPAGEYQVGTDDIAIESDQEGPKRIVKLESFYLDKYEVSNKNYAHFISETNYKTEAEQFGDSFVFSAFLNNTFKEQLKDFRAVQAMWWYKVLGADWKHPHGPDSDIQEILDHPVIHVSWNDAKAYCKWRGARLPTEAEWEAACRGGHRDTKYPWGDKLFPDRKHMTNIWQGTFPTHNSAKDGYVGTCPVNMFPPNDFGLYNMAGNVWEWTEDTWAGKNPKEKVKKGGSYLCHLSYCYRYRCSSRSHNTEDSSAGNLGFRCAKSA
- the LOC118282324 gene encoding traB domain-containing protein-like isoform X1 is translated as MKYQTCILLRRFLSKSFEVPAVRKPINKFTPVCSIYPKNAYASAIQLPKSATLLENDENSTVVLLGTVHFSKQSVEDVSEIVKVLNPNAILIELCRQRVSLLELDDKKFLEDAKNFDAQKLKEAVKGQNFVSGMLHAMLLKTYADIAKELGVAPGGEFRRAYHEMKKIPGCKLFLGDRPIQITIARAFQSLSVYELGQVLYHLTTTNPKPLDKEQLERYKDRDFVQAQFEEITRDVPAFKKIFHVFVDERDKCLAYSLQECVRSVKSPRVLAVVGMGHVDGIVKYYGKMKQEDIVPLLFIPPRPMYKVILPKVVKMGFYFILFSFFYRLLFG
- the LOC118282324 gene encoding traB domain-containing protein-like isoform X2, which codes for MKYQTCILLRRFLSKSFEVPAVRKPINKFTPVCSIYPKNAYASAIQLPKSATLLENDENSTVVLLGTVHFSKQSVEDVSEIVKVLNPNAILIELCRQRVSLLELDDKKFLEDAKNFDAQKLKEAVKGQNFVSGMLHAMLLKTYADIAKELGVAPGGEFRRAYHEMKKIPGCKLFLGDRPIQITIARAFQSLSVYELGQVLYHLTTTNPKPLDKEQLERYKDRDFVQAQFEEITRDVPAFKKIFHVFVDERDKCLAYSLQECVRSVKSPRVLAVVGMGHVDGIVKYYGKMKQEDIVPLLFPLFSAYPHGQCIR
- the LOC118282324 gene encoding traB domain-containing protein-like isoform X3, yielding MKYQTCILLRRFLSKSFEVPAVRKPINKFTPVCSIYPKNAYASAIQLPKSATLLENDENSTVVLLGTVHFSKQSVEDVSEIVKVLNPNAILIELCRQRVSLLELDDKKFLEDAKNFDAQKLKEAVKGQNFVSGMLHAMLLKTYADIAKELGVAPGGEFRRAYHEMKKIPGCKLFLGDRPIQITIARAFQSLSVYELGQVLYHLTTTNPKPLDKEQLERYKDRDFVQAQFEEITRDVPAFKKIFHVFVDERDKCLAYSLQECVRSVKSPRVLAVVGMGHVDGIVKYYGKMKQEDIVPLLLTKSK